Part of the Chloracidobacterium thermophilum B genome is shown below.
TGACCGACCGCAAGGACCGGATCACCTCCCTCAACTGCATTACTTTCCAGAAGTACGGCAAGTTTGAGACGACGGTGGTCGTTGAATAAGCCCATCAGGAGACTTCTTCGACCGCTTTGGCGAGGGCTTCCGGGCTGGTGTGTTTCTGCGCCTGCCCGGTTTCCCCGGCGAGGTTGAACGCATAGGCCGCCAGCGGCGGTCCAATGGTTTCAAACACCGCCACCGCCCCCAGCACCACGGCCGCGACGCTTGCTGCCTGGTCCGGGAACAGTTCCGCCGTGGTGCGCGTCAGCCCGATGGCCATCCCGGCCATCGGGATCAGCAACATACCGCGCGCCACAGCCTTGTTAAGCGCTTCCCGGGTGGCGGCCGCCACGGCCACCACGCCCCCAACCTTGGCCAGACTGCGTGTCACAACCAGCAGGATGACGACCGGCGCCAGCGTGATGAGGTCATGAAGGTGCAGGTTGGCCCCGGCCGAAACGAACAGGACGATGAAGAACAGCTCGAACGATTCACCGAACTGAATCTGCGACACCGTATCTTCCTGTTCGAGGTTTTTGACCACGATCCCCAAAACCAGTGGCGCATACAGTGCCGACAGGTTGAAGACGTTGGCCAACCCCGTGGTGAGCATGACGCCCCCGATGACAAAGGCCAGCCGGTACTGCGTGGCCTCGCGGGTACGGTGGGTCAACACATACACCACCGCCCCGGCAGCGCACCCCAGAATGAGTGAGCCAAAGAACCGGTAGGTTGGCAGGAGCAGAATCTCGCTCCAGCTTTTACCGGAAGAAAACTGCACCAGCGGCAGCAGGGCCGAAAACGCCACGAAGGAAACAACGTTGTTGATGGCGACAAGGGTTTTGGTGGTCTCGGTCACGTCGCCTGACGCGCGCACTTCGTGGGCCACGTGCAGAAGCACGGCCGGAGACGAAGAAACGACAATGGCCGCCACCAGCCCGGCGACCGGCAGGGCAAACCCGGCGATCCAGAGAACGCCGGCAACGACGATGATGGTCAGGGAACTCTCGGCCAGCCCCATGACACCCAACATCACACGCTCCCGCAACAGGGAAAGTTTGAGTGAAAGCCCCAGCCGGTAGAGGATGAGTCCCAAGGCGATGTCCACCAGAATCCTGGACTTGGTCAGGGTGGCCTCGTCGAGGACAGCCAGCCCGCTGGGTCCGAAGAGCAGTCCGATGAGCATAAACCCCGTGATACTTGGCAGCCAGGGGAAACGATGGGACAGATAGCCCCCCAGTGCGCCCAGAATGAGCAGCAGACCGAAGACGGTCATCGTGTCGAAGGCGATGGGCCAGGTCGGCAGGAAGTTCATGGCAGCGGTCGGTTCACCTCCAGCAGCTATGGTTGGCGGGGACGTTGCTCCGCTGGCGGACGTGCAGCGTTTGGTTGGCCGTCGCCTTCCACCACGATCCGAAAAGGGGGTGCCGGGGAGCGCCGGGCTTCGCTGTCGTGAGGAACGGGTGTTTGCGGACCATTCCGCAGTGCCGTGATCTGGGGGGACATGATTTCGATGCCGGCAGCGTCAAAAGCGTCCCGGATGTTGGCATGCAGGGCCGCCTAAGTGTATGGCATCAGCCAGGCGTCGTTTGTGTAGGCATTGAGTTCGTAGGACACGTGAACATCGTTCAACTGCGTTTGCCAGACAAACGGCGGCGGTTCGGCGCGGATACCCGGCGTGGCGCGCGCCGCGGCGATGAGCAGTTCCTGAACCTGCCGCCACGGAATGTCATAACCCAACGTCACTGTCGTGTGCAGGATAATGCCGCGTGTACGGGCCAGCGTCGAGTAGTTGATGATGGTGCCGTTGAGTACCTGGGCGTTGGGAATCGAGACAACTTCCTGCCGGATGGTTTCCAGACGGGTGACGAAAAGGGTTTTTTCCACGACATCCCCGGTCGTCGTGCCAATCTGAACCCGGTCGCCGATGCGAAAGGCCCGGGTGTAGGTCAACACAATTCCGCTCACCACGTTGGCAATGGCCGAACTCGAGGCCAGGGAAAACAGGGCCCCGATGAAGATGGAAACCCCGCGAAATGCCGGCGACTCGACGCCCGGCACGTAGGGAAACGCCACGATGAGGCCGGCCGCGACAAGAAAGATGACCACCAGCTTGTAGGTCGGACGCGCCCACTCCGGGTCAAAGCCCCCGATGACGATGACACCCCGTTCGAGCGCCAGCGCAATCAGGCGCGCGCCCTTGATCGCCGCCCAGGTCAGGACAACCACCGTCAGAATGAACAGCAGGTTGGGGATGTAAAGGATGAACGCTCCCCACAGCGTCACGAGTGGCGTCAGGACGGCTTCCCAGAATGACCGCGACAGTCCCTGCGTGGCCGGAAAAAACGTGAACAGCAGCGGCAGGTAGGCAATGACAATCCCAGCCCGCGTGAGAAACCAAAGCCCTGTCAGGACTGTCAGCCGCGCTTCACGCAGCCGTCCCCCGACCAGGACATCCAACCGGTTCAGCAGCCGTGACGAGTGTGGCGTGGAAGATTCAGCCCGCCACGCCCGGCGCAGACGTGCGACCAGTTCATCCACTGCCCGCCAGACCGCAGCAATGACGACGGTGGCCAGCAGGGAAAACAGCACCCCGGTCAGCAGCGATTGCCACGAAGTGGCCTGACGCACACGTTGCAGAGCCGCTTTGATGTTCCCGGCGGTACGTTGCGCCAGCTCCGCACGTGGCAGACCGGCGGCAACGGCGTCGGCTTCCGTAACCACCGTAATCACCCGGCTGCCCAGCACGATTTCAACCGTGTCGTCATACTCGACCGGGCGCAGGTCTTCCAGATTGAGAAATGGCGTGGCGGCCAGCTCGACCAGCCGCCGCTCAACAATGGATGCCCGCTCTGACGGCGACAGCGTGCCCAGTCGCGCCCGGATGCGAAACACCGTCTCTCCGCCCAGTTGCACCGGCACGCCGCTTTCAACTGCCGGAGCCGGAGCCTGGAGTTCATCGGCCAGAACCGTTTGCACTGTGGGCAGAGCCGGCAACAACAGCAGAACAAGCAGCGCCGACATAAGGGACGGAAAACGTGCACCCCACCGGCGCCAGGTGACTGGACAGGCCGCGGCCGGAGAAGTCTCCCGTGCGGATTTTCGTTGCCTTTGCCTGGACATAGACCAAAAATAAGGCTTCCTGAACATTTCGGCTTCCTTAGATAGCAGACCCCTTGAGATAGCAGACCCCTTGCCAGCAAGCCATGCCCCATCCTGTCGTTGACGCCATTCGGAACGGAGCTGCCCCGCGTGCGGCCAAACTGGCCGCCGCCAATGGTTTGTTGCCGTTGGCCCCGGATGACAACCTGCTCGTGTTGTCCACGCTGGTTCACGATAGTGACGAGGAAATTCGCACGGCCGCCCAAACCTCAGTCACGAAGCTTGACCCAACGGTTGTGCTGCCTATTGCGCGCGATGACCGTACCGATCCAGCGATTCTGTCCCTGCTGTGCACGGCCAGCACCGATCCGTCCATCACCGAAGCCGCCGTTTTGAACCGGGCCACCCCGGATGCCGCCGTCGAGGCGCTGGCGCTCAAAACAACGCAGCCCCACATCCTTGAAGCCCTGACCATCAACCAGCAACGCCTGATTCGCCGCCCGGCGCTCATTGAGGCCATTCTGCACAATCCCCACCGGACGCCGGAAGCCGAGCGCCGGGCGCGGGAGGTCAAGGCCGAGTTTCTCGAAAAGGAATTCGGGCGCCGCCAGGTGGCCGGTGAACGGGCGGCGTCCACGCCCGAAGTTCCGCTCAAGTCTGCGGCTGACCTTGTCCCGGAAGCCTTTGTGGATACCCCACCGGCCATCCCTTCCGGCCCGCCGCCGGTGACATCCACGCCGTCCCCGGCCGGGCCACCTGCCGCGCCACCTTCTCCGCCGCCGGTGACGGCTCCCACGTCGTCTGGCGTCAGCGCGCCACCACCGCCGGCCAAACCGCTCAAGCTGTCCAAGTCGCCCCCGGTGGCCATGATTCAGCAGGGGAAAGCCCCGCGCCCGGCCAAACTCATGGTGGCGCAGGGGAAACTCCCGCTGGCCCCGGAAGACCTGCTGTTTGCGCAGGTGCTTCTGACAGCCGATGCGGATGCGGAAATTGCCGAGGCCGCCCGCGCTTCGCTCGCCACGCTGGACTTCAACACCCTGCAACCCGTGGTACAGAACCCGGAAACGCCGGAGGAAGTGCTGCATTACCTGCTTCTGCACCCCGGCCTTCCAGAGCGGTTTGGCGAGCAGTTGTTGTTGCATCCGGCGCTGCTGGATGAATCGGTACTCGAATTCGTCCGGCAAACCACGAGCGGGTATCTGCTGGAAGCTGTCACCATCAACCAGCAACGGCTCATCCGTCTGCCGGCCCTGCTGGATGCCATCCTGGAAAACCCGGCAAGCACGTTTGAAGCCAAGCGCAAGGCACGTGAGGTCAAAACCGAGTTTTTCGAGAAAGAACTCGGTGCCGAGCGGGTTGCACGCGAACAAAAGGCGCGGGCGGCGAAATTTGCGGCCGTCCTCGACCTGCCGCCCATGCCGGATGAGGCCTTCGAGGCCGAGTTTCAGTCCGTCCTGGCCGGTTTCGAGGCCGAAGTCGGCCAGACCTTTTCCGATGAAGCCCCCAGTGAAGCTGACGCCGACGCCGACTTTGAGGCTATGCTGGCTGCGGTCAAGAGCGAGGAAGGCATTGATCTGCGCCAGTCAAGCGACCCGGCAACCAAGGAGCGCCTGTCCATCTATCAGGCATTGGCGCGCATGTCGGTCAAGGAACGTATTTTTGCGGCGCTCAAGGGGGGACGCGATGTGCGGGCCATCCTCATTCGTGACTCGAACCGCATGGTCAGCACGGCGGTGGTCAAAAACCCACGTATTTCGGAAGCCGAAATTGAGGCCATCGCCAACATCAAGGGGATCAACGAGGATGTTCTGCGCATCATTGCGATGAACCGGGCGTGGGTCAGCAACTACGCCATCATGCACAACCTCGTGCGGAATGCCCGTTGTCCGCTCAACTTCAGCATGCAGTTCATCAACCGGCTTCAGAGCCGCGATCTCGTCAACCTGACCAAGAGCAAGTCCATTCCCGACGCGCTGCGGCAGGCCGCCAACCGGCTGGTTGCCAAACGCCGCGAGACCGGTGGGTGATGTTGATGCCCTTCCCAGACTGAAGACCGGGAAGGACACGGGGCAGCAGGGGCGGATGGCCATTCGCTCCGGCATGGCGGGGCTTGTCGTACCAAGTCAGACCGTGATGGCATTGCCACGGTGAATCCGTGACAGGTAGCGGCTCTGCTCCGGCTCCGGGGCCGGGGCCGCCGCCAGCAAAACGGCATCCACAAAGCGCTCCAACTCCTCACGTTCTTCCCGTTCGTTGCGTGGTTCTTCGACTCGCGCCCGGCGCGTCAGGTCCACCTGGTTGACCGTTGGATGGTGGGTGAACCGCTCGCACTCCACGGCCAGCGTCGCCGTCAGCGCGTGAAGTGTCGTCTTGACGAACAACGCCAGGGCAAACTCTTCACGGGATGAGTTGCGCGAGGTTTTGGGCGTAACGAGCACAATCTGCGACTTGTCCTGCAACGCCGCCTTTTTGGCCACCCGGAAGTGGTGGGTGATGTGGGTTTCGACAAGCTGCTCGAAGTCCTTTTCGTTGAGCACGCCGCGCCAGTCATCCGTTGCCGCCAGCGGCTTGAGCGGCAGCGGGTCAAAGGGTGTGGACACCACGACATCCAGATGCCCAAACCGTCGGATGAGGTCATCCATGGCGGCCTCGACGTTGGCACCGGCGCTGAAGATGTGCAGATTGTTGAGTCGCTGGGCGGAGAAATAGTGCCGCAGCGAATCCGCCCGCTCCGCCGTCTTGGTCAGGATGATGCAGTTGCGGACGACGAGCTGAATGGCAAAGGCTCCGACCAGCCACCGGAGTTCCTCTTCCAGATAGTCGCCGATGAGCAGGACGTTCTTGCGCCGCAGTTCCATGAGGTGTTCGTTGCGCGGCAGACCGTAAAACTCCCCTTCCGTCACCGTCCGGTCGAACTTCAACCCCCCCGAAGGATGCAGCGTTTCACCACTGATGTTCGGATCGGAGAGGTAAAAGACCGTCGCAATCGCAATTTCCTCTTCGGTGGGCATCCGTCTCAGATTGAGCATCGTCAGGATGCCCGATTGGACACGCTCGGCTTCCCTGTCGATCTCTTTTGGGTCAAAAAATGGGTCAGGTGGTTCGGGCAACTCCCGCAGAAAAGCCAGCGTAAAGGCTTCCCGGTCTTCGACCGAGGTCAGATAGCCCCCCTCGAACAGCCGGTGGAGCAGTTTTTCCGCAATCTTGCGCGTCATGAGGTAGTGGCTGTCCGAGTGGCCTTCATTGACGGCGGCGGCGCGCAGATGCGTGATGAGTCTCCGCACGGGTTCAGGCGGACCGGCCGCCAGCACATCCTCAAAGTGGTTGTGCGCCAGCGCCCCCAACGTGGACTTGACAGCTTCACCTTCGCGCCACGCACGAATGACAGCATCGTGGATGTCGTTCAGACGCTTGTTTTCGAGAATGAGCCGCGCCCGGCGGGCATACAGCCCCGGTCGCGAGCCTTCCCCGCGCAGCCGCTTGCCTTCGACCGGACCCGGCGAGAGGGCGTTGATCTGGATTTCGGGTCCCAGATGCCGCGCCAGAATCTCGGCCAGCGCCCGTTGCCCGGCCTTGGAAACGGCATAATCGCTGCGGTTGGGATAGGCCACGGCCACGTATTTCTCACCGCCAAAGTACGAGCTGACGTTGAGAAT
Proteins encoded:
- a CDS encoding cation:proton antiporter codes for the protein MNFLPTWPIAFDTMTVFGLLLILGALGGYLSHRFPWLPSITGFMLIGLLFGPSGLAVLDEATLTKSRILVDIALGLILYRLGLSLKLSLLRERVMLGVMGLAESSLTIIVVAGVLWIAGFALPVAGLVAAIVVSSSPAVLLHVAHEVRASGDVTETTKTLVAINNVVSFVAFSALLPLVQFSSGKSWSEILLLPTYRFFGSLILGCAAGAVVYVLTHRTREATQYRLAFVIGGVMLTTGLANVFNLSALYAPLVLGIVVKNLEQEDTVSQIQFGESFELFFIVLFVSAGANLHLHDLITLAPVVILLVVTRSLAKVGGVVAVAAATREALNKAVARGMLLIPMAGMAIGLTRTTAELFPDQAASVAAVVLGAVAVFETIGPPLAAYAFNLAGETGQAQKHTSPEALAKAVEEVS
- a CDS encoding mechanosensitive ion channel family protein — its product is MSALLVLLLLPALPTVQTVLADELQAPAPAVESGVPVQLGGETVFRIRARLGTLSPSERASIVERRLVELAATPFLNLEDLRPVEYDDTVEIVLGSRVITVVTEADAVAAGLPRAELAQRTAGNIKAALQRVRQATSWQSLLTGVLFSLLATVVIAAVWRAVDELVARLRRAWRAESSTPHSSRLLNRLDVLVGGRLREARLTVLTGLWFLTRAGIVIAYLPLLFTFFPATQGLSRSFWEAVLTPLVTLWGAFILYIPNLLFILTVVVLTWAAIKGARLIALALERGVIVIGGFDPEWARPTYKLVVIFLVAAGLIVAFPYVPGVESPAFRGVSIFIGALFSLASSSAIANVVSGIVLTYTRAFRIGDRVQIGTTTGDVVEKTLFVTRLETIRQEVVSIPNAQVLNGTIINYSTLARTRGIILHTTVTLGYDIPWRQVQELLIAAARATPGIRAEPPPFVWQTQLNDVHVSYELNAYTNDAWLMPYT